A part of Synechococcus sp. KORDI-49 genomic DNA contains:
- a CDS encoding NarK family nitrate/nitrite MFS transporter, with translation MLGDLWSFQGRYRTLHLTWIAFFLTFVVWFNLAPLATTVKADLGLTVGQIRTVAICNVALTIPARVLIGMLLDKFGPRITYSSILVFSVIPCLLFASAQDFNQLVVARLLLSIVGAGFVIGIRMVAEWFPPKEIGLAEGVYGGWGNFGSAFSALTMVALAGFLSFSGGFELPTGAVLNWRGAIALTGIISALYGVFYFFNVTDTPPGKTYQRPERTAGLEVTSMRDFWGLLGMNVPFAAILCVLCWRLQKVGFLTPATYPLALGAVAVWFAFQTWGIIRTNRELILGTKVYPKEDRYEFRQVAILELTYIVNFGSELAVVSMLPTFFETTFDLPKATAGILASCFAFVNLVARPAGGLISDSVGSRKNTMGFLTAGLGIGYLVMSMIKPGTFSGSTGIFVAVVITMLASFFVQSGEGATFALVPLVKRRVTGQVAGLVGAYGNVGAVTYLTIFSLLPMWMGGGGEPTPEVIAASNSAFFQILGVAGLIVAFFCFFFLKEPKGSFAELHEGEVA, from the coding sequence ATGCTTGGCGACCTTTGGTCGTTCCAGGGCAGGTACCGCACCCTCCACCTCACCTGGATCGCCTTCTTCCTGACCTTCGTGGTCTGGTTCAACCTGGCCCCTCTGGCCACCACCGTGAAAGCGGATCTCGGATTGACCGTTGGTCAGATCCGCACCGTGGCCATCTGCAACGTGGCCCTCACCATTCCGGCTCGCGTGCTGATCGGCATGCTGCTGGACAAATTCGGTCCTCGGATCACCTACTCCAGCATCCTGGTTTTTTCGGTGATTCCCTGCCTGCTTTTTGCGTCCGCCCAGGACTTCAACCAGCTGGTGGTGGCGCGTCTGCTGCTCTCCATCGTCGGCGCCGGCTTCGTGATCGGCATCCGCATGGTGGCCGAATGGTTCCCGCCCAAGGAAATCGGCCTGGCTGAGGGCGTCTATGGCGGCTGGGGCAACTTCGGCTCCGCCTTCTCGGCCCTCACCATGGTCGCCCTCGCCGGCTTCCTCTCCTTCTCCGGCGGCTTTGAACTGCCCACCGGTGCTGTTCTCAACTGGCGCGGTGCGATCGCGCTCACCGGCATCATCTCGGCGCTGTACGGCGTCTTCTACTTCTTCAACGTCACCGACACCCCCCCGGGCAAGACGTACCAGCGTCCGGAACGGACCGCTGGTCTGGAAGTGACCTCGATGCGCGATTTCTGGGGCCTGCTGGGCATGAATGTGCCCTTCGCCGCCATCCTTTGCGTGCTCTGCTGGCGCCTGCAGAAAGTGGGCTTCCTCACGCCGGCCACCTATCCCCTGGCCCTGGGTGCCGTGGCCGTCTGGTTCGCATTCCAGACCTGGGGAATCATCCGCACCAACCGCGAGCTGATCCTCGGCACCAAGGTCTATCCCAAGGAAGACCGCTATGAATTCCGCCAGGTGGCGATTCTCGAGCTCACCTACATCGTGAACTTCGGGTCCGAACTGGCCGTGGTGTCGATGCTGCCCACCTTCTTCGAAACCACCTTCGATCTGCCGAAGGCCACCGCCGGCATCCTGGCCTCCTGCTTCGCTTTTGTGAACCTGGTGGCCCGCCCCGCCGGTGGTCTGATCTCTGACAGCGTCGGCAGCCGCAAGAACACCATGGGCTTCCTCACCGCCGGCCTGGGCATCGGCTATCTGGTAATGAGCATGATCAAGCCGGGCACCTTCTCCGGTTCCACCGGCATCTTTGTGGCCGTGGTGATCACCATGCTCGCCTCCTTCTTCGTGCAGTCCGGTGAAGGCGCCACCTTCGCGCTGGTGCCCTTGGTCAAGCGCCGCGTCACCGGTCAGGTGGCTGGTCTGGTGGGCGCCTACGGAAACGTCGGTGCTGTGACCTACCTCACCATTTTCAGCCTGCTGCCGATGTGGATGGGCGGTGGCGGCGAACCCACCCCCGAGGTGATCGCGGCTTCCAACAGCGCCTTCTTCCAGATCCTGGGCGTGGCTGGACTGATCGTGGCCTTCTTCTGCTTCTTCTTCCTCAAAGAGCCCAAGGGTTCCTTCGCGGAACTTCACGAAGGCGAAGTGGCCTGA
- a CDS encoding transglutaminase family protein — MRAQLTHSLTYRYEAPVQLGEHRLCLRPRAQGHQHLIEHSLRITPEPSHSHDLLAASGDAIQRVRFFGPTDALHIQASSLVVTHPAAPLLDCFNGLEPPLPYPRRQLNQDLLGALEGWLPNGQHDPSAVELAQDALMGSNQQVLPFLHQLMEMIQDRVKYTQRHAGPAWPAGRTLRERIGSCRDLAMLMTECCRSIGLPARFASGYHLADPAPQSYDLHAWTEVYLPGAGWRGFDPSAGGEITERYIVLASSSKPDLTAAVCGTFSGPPGTVSELSWLIEAMVESESDQNHAPSLIQAA, encoded by the coding sequence ATGCGCGCTCAGCTGACCCATAGCCTCACCTACCGCTACGAGGCCCCGGTTCAGCTCGGCGAACACAGGCTCTGCCTGCGTCCTCGCGCCCAGGGCCATCAACATCTGATCGAGCACAGCCTTCGGATCACGCCTGAACCGAGCCACAGCCATGACCTCCTGGCTGCCAGCGGGGATGCCATCCAACGCGTCCGCTTCTTCGGACCCACCGACGCCTTGCACATTCAGGCCAGCAGCCTGGTGGTGACACACCCGGCTGCACCGCTGCTGGACTGCTTCAACGGTCTTGAACCGCCCCTCCCTTACCCCCGGCGACAACTCAACCAGGATCTGCTCGGAGCACTCGAAGGCTGGCTACCCAATGGCCAGCACGATCCTTCCGCTGTGGAGCTGGCACAGGATGCGCTGATGGGCAGCAATCAACAGGTGCTGCCGTTCCTCCATCAATTGATGGAGATGATTCAGGATCGGGTGAAGTACACCCAGCGCCACGCGGGTCCGGCCTGGCCAGCAGGCCGGACCTTGCGCGAACGGATCGGATCCTGCCGGGATCTGGCGATGCTGATGACGGAGTGCTGCCGCAGTATTGGACTGCCGGCTCGCTTTGCGAGTGGTTATCACCTCGCCGACCCGGCACCGCAGAGTTACGACCTGCATGCCTGGACCGAGGTGTATCTGCCGGGGGCCGGCTGGCGTGGCTTCGATCCCAGTGCGGGCGGCGAAATCACCGAGCGCTACATCGTTCTGGCCAGTTCCTCGAAACCCGATCTCACCGCAGCCGTCTGCGGCACCTTCAGTGGCCCACCAGGAACGGTCAGCGAGCTGAGCTGGTTGATCGAAGCGATGGTGGAATCAGAATCCGACCAGAACCACGCACCCAGCCTGATTCAGGCCGCCTGA
- a CDS encoding GTP 3',8-cyclase MoaA has product MTSEPSVADQRSRTLGVLRLSLTARCNLSCPYCCPDAEDPPGLLSLEQQLRLIRVACRLGVHTLRLTGGEPLLSDRLLPLLQQIHNGRETLGDPLNRLREVALTSNGVLLTSDRATALRASGLDRITVSLDAVDPEVAARMAGLRGGVPAGERLLQQVFAGLQAATSAGFDPAAGGLKLNAVIQRTVNDDQLIPLADLARRWGLELRLIEFMDVGNRNGWRPQQVLPAAEMVKRIGARWPLQPLGRPVSGTARSWRYADGGGCLGVIASISEPFCSDCNRLRVTADGRAFTCLFAAEGTDLTPVLDVESELERTMAALWHRRSDRYSEERHGNADSNQHAEMAYLGG; this is encoded by the coding sequence ATGACCAGTGAGCCATCGGTTGCTGATCAGCGTTCTCGGACGCTGGGTGTGTTGCGGTTGTCGTTAACAGCCCGCTGCAATCTGAGCTGCCCGTACTGCTGCCCCGATGCGGAGGATCCTCCAGGCCTGCTGAGTCTGGAGCAGCAGTTGCGTCTGATTCGGGTTGCCTGTCGTCTCGGCGTGCACACCCTGCGGCTCACCGGGGGTGAACCCCTGCTGAGTGACCGCTTGCTCCCTCTGCTTCAGCAGATTCACAACGGACGGGAGACGCTCGGTGATCCTCTCAACCGGTTGCGCGAGGTCGCTCTCACCAGCAACGGCGTGCTGCTGACGTCCGATCGGGCGACGGCACTTCGTGCGTCCGGTCTGGATCGGATCACCGTCAGTCTCGATGCTGTCGATCCAGAGGTGGCAGCGCGCATGGCCGGCCTCCGTGGCGGTGTTCCGGCCGGTGAACGCCTCCTGCAGCAGGTGTTTGCCGGGCTGCAGGCTGCCACGTCAGCCGGTTTTGATCCTGCTGCCGGTGGCCTGAAGCTCAATGCCGTGATTCAGCGGACTGTGAATGACGATCAGTTGATTCCCCTGGCGGATCTGGCGCGGCGGTGGGGGCTTGAGCTGCGTCTGATCGAATTCATGGATGTCGGCAATCGCAACGGCTGGCGTCCGCAGCAGGTTCTCCCGGCCGCTGAAATGGTGAAGCGCATCGGTGCGCGGTGGCCGCTCCAGCCGCTCGGTCGCCCTGTGAGCGGTACAGCGCGGAGTTGGCGTTACGCCGACGGTGGAGGCTGCCTCGGTGTGATCGCCTCCATCAGTGAGCCCTTCTGTTCGGATTGCAACCGTTTGCGCGTCACGGCCGATGGCCGTGCCTTCACCTGTCTGTTCGCAGCGGAGGGCACGGATCTGACCCCGGTACTGGACGTGGAGTCAGAGCTCGAGCGGACCATGGCCGCTCTCTGGCATCGGCGAAGCGATCGCTACAGCGAGGAGCGTCATGGCAACGCTGATTCAAACCAACATGCGGAGATGGCCTATCTGGGGGGGTGA
- a CDS encoding molybdenum cofactor guanylyltransferase: MNPLLQVCLLSGGDSRRMGRDKALLPHPDGGVWLTAIVDQLLPLELPVQVVSRHQTHADQLAHRSDVRVLLEPPPWSGPLNALARVLPSTPGQAVLVLPVDMPRLRTDTFRQLIMAWQCRPDRIAVAHDGERLQPLLAVIPSGAPFQTALIEQLTAGQWRWLDWLDRLPLQTVRLPRDVLLNANRPEDLAALTP; the protein is encoded by the coding sequence GTGAATCCACTCCTGCAGGTGTGTCTGCTCAGTGGTGGCGACAGCCGACGCATGGGACGCGATAAGGCGTTGTTGCCTCATCCCGATGGTGGTGTCTGGCTCACGGCGATTGTGGATCAGTTGCTGCCCCTTGAACTCCCGGTCCAGGTCGTCAGTCGTCATCAGACCCATGCCGATCAACTGGCGCATCGTTCCGACGTGCGTGTTCTGCTGGAACCGCCGCCCTGGAGCGGGCCGCTGAATGCCCTGGCCAGGGTGTTGCCGTCGACACCGGGGCAGGCGGTGCTGGTTCTTCCTGTGGATATGCCGCGACTCAGAACGGACACCTTCAGGCAGTTGATCATGGCCTGGCAATGCAGGCCGGATCGGATCGCCGTTGCGCATGACGGCGAGCGTCTGCAGCCACTTCTGGCGGTGATCCCATCGGGGGCACCGTTTCAAACGGCCCTCATCGAGCAACTCACCGCCGGCCAGTGGCGTTGGCTGGACTGGTTGGACCGGCTGCCGCTGCAGACGGTGCGATTGCCGCGCGATGTGCTGCTCAATGCGAACCGACCCGAGGATCTGGCAGCGTTGACCCCATGA
- a CDS encoding alpha-E domain-containing protein, producing MLSRVADSLYWINRYIERAENISRFLEVSEAMALDCPPGSAEPWLPLVDAIGDRDSFEQMYSQGSPKEVVSFLLLDRDNPNSIVSCIANARENARQIRDVITTEMWEQLNDLYWNVQDGEALWQEPDQEQLRSIRRGCQLFYGITDVTLNRDQTWLFSRLGRLIERADKTSRILDVKYFLLLPAPTEVGGVLDELQWISLLRTAGAYQMYRQSVQQAITPSSVARFLLLDPIFPRSVRFCLQAINETLSQIQRAPQAGPPDDLECLRGQVLAKWSYIRIDVLIERGLHEAIDQLQTDLNQLHALIHNRYFITGDLASTPSDPSCALS from the coding sequence GTGCTGAGCCGAGTGGCTGATTCGCTGTACTGGATCAACCGGTACATCGAACGCGCCGAGAACATCTCACGGTTCCTCGAAGTGAGTGAAGCCATGGCACTGGACTGCCCACCCGGCAGCGCGGAACCCTGGCTGCCCCTTGTCGATGCCATTGGTGATCGGGACAGCTTCGAGCAGATGTATTCCCAGGGATCTCCGAAAGAGGTCGTGAGCTTTCTGCTTCTGGATCGCGACAACCCGAACAGCATCGTCAGTTGCATCGCCAATGCCCGTGAAAACGCAAGGCAGATCAGAGATGTGATCACCACCGAAATGTGGGAGCAGCTGAACGATCTTTACTGGAACGTGCAGGACGGCGAAGCGCTCTGGCAAGAACCGGATCAGGAGCAGCTGCGCAGCATCCGGAGAGGTTGTCAGCTCTTCTACGGCATCACCGACGTCACCCTCAACCGGGATCAGACATGGCTGTTCAGCCGACTGGGCCGGCTGATCGAACGGGCGGACAAAACCTCACGCATCCTCGACGTGAAATATTTCCTGCTGCTGCCAGCGCCCACGGAAGTGGGGGGGGTGCTGGATGAACTGCAATGGATCTCTCTGCTGCGCACAGCTGGCGCTTATCAGATGTATCGCCAGAGCGTGCAACAGGCCATCACACCGTCATCGGTGGCTCGGTTTCTGTTGCTGGATCCGATCTTTCCCCGTTCCGTGCGTTTCTGCCTTCAGGCGATCAATGAAACCCTGTCGCAGATTCAACGGGCCCCCCAGGCAGGGCCTCCGGATGACCTCGAATGTCTGCGGGGTCAGGTGCTCGCCAAATGGAGTTACATCCGCATTGATGTTCTGATCGAGCGCGGACTGCATGAAGCCATCGATCAATTGCAAACCGACCTGAACCAGCTGCATGCCTTGATTCACAACCGATATTTCATCACCGGCGACCTCGCCTCCACCCCCTCTGACCCCTCATGCGCGCTCAGCTGA